Proteins from a genomic interval of Desulfofustis limnaeus:
- the pheS gene encoding phenylalanine--tRNA ligase subunit alpha, whose amino-acid sequence MEQELDKLRSEATGALADVTDSQQLEAFRIKYLGRNGLVSGLMRRIGAIDPADRPRFGMLANALKNEMEERFLARQQSIAQTAVAAAQPGPDVSLPGRRTVGGTLHPITRVMEEICSIFASMGFSIAEGPDIELDHYNFAALNIPEHHPARDMHDTFYIDDAVLLRTHTSPMQARIMESRQPPLRVIAPGKVYRCDSDITHTPMFHQVEGFLVDTKVSFADLKGVLTVFTRQVFGQDLPLRFRPSFFPFTEPSAEVDIACVMCGGSGCRVCKRTGWLEILGSGMIDPEVFKMVGYDPERYSGFAFGLGVERVAMLKYGIDDIRLFYENDLRFLSQF is encoded by the coding sequence ATGGAGCAAGAGCTAGACAAACTCCGCAGCGAAGCGACCGGTGCCCTCGCTGACGTGACTGATTCGCAACAACTCGAAGCCTTCCGCATCAAGTATCTGGGCAGGAACGGTTTGGTCAGCGGCCTGATGCGCCGCATCGGTGCCATCGATCCGGCCGATCGACCCCGCTTCGGCATGCTGGCCAACGCCTTGAAGAACGAGATGGAGGAACGCTTTCTCGCACGGCAGCAGAGTATTGCGCAGACGGCTGTAGCGGCAGCGCAACCGGGACCGGACGTGAGCCTGCCCGGGCGCCGGACCGTCGGCGGCACCCTGCACCCGATCACCCGCGTGATGGAGGAGATCTGTTCGATTTTCGCCTCCATGGGTTTCTCCATCGCCGAAGGGCCCGATATCGAGCTCGATCACTACAACTTTGCCGCCCTCAACATCCCCGAGCACCACCCGGCCCGGGACATGCACGACACCTTTTATATCGACGATGCGGTGTTGCTGCGCACCCACACCTCGCCCATGCAGGCCCGGATTATGGAGAGCAGGCAACCGCCGCTGCGCGTCATCGCGCCCGGCAAGGTGTACCGCTGCGACTCCGACATCACCCATACCCCGATGTTTCACCAGGTGGAGGGCTTCCTGGTCGACACCAAGGTCTCTTTCGCCGATCTGAAGGGGGTGCTCACCGTCTTTACCCGCCAGGTATTCGGTCAGGATCTGCCGCTGCGTTTCCGCCCCAGTTTCTTTCCGTTCACCGAGCCCAGCGCCGAGGTGGACATCGCCTGCGTCATGTGCGGCGGTTCCGGTTGCCGGGTCTGCAAGCGAACCGGCTGGCTGGAGATCCTCGGCTCCGGCATGATCGATCCCGAGGTATTCAAAATGGTGGGGTACGACCCTGAACGCTACAGCGGCTTTGCTTTCGGACTCGGAGTCGAGCGCGTCGCCATGCTCAAATACGGCATCGACGACATCAGGCTGTTCTACGAAAACGATCTGCGCTTTCTCTCCCAGTTTTAA
- the thrS gene encoding threonine--tRNA ligase, with protein sequence MTDIAVHIADGEPIRLPAGAPVKEALDKLLSGKQRKRTIAAHANGVAVDLSRPLYDNTELTPIQIDSPEALDILRHSTSHVMAEAVRDLFGPGVKVAIGPAIENGFYYDFRRDEPFSPEDFVAIEKRMEEIAAQALPFTRQEKPRQELIERFRDQGEKYKVELLEEIPDDTVSIYRQGDFVDLCRGPHLPDTSWVKHFKLLRVAGAYWRGDEKNDVLQRIYGTVFFDAKELKKYLNDLEEAKKRDHRRLGKELHLFTVNDQIGPGLILWQPKGAQLRRLIEDYWKDEHYRHGYELLYTPHIARQDLWKTSGHLDFYAENMYAGMEIDEVKYQLKPMNCPFHIGVYKSDKRSYREFPIRWAELGTVYRYERAGALHGLLRVRGFTQDDAHIFCREDQLEEEIFNILDLNLHILKTFGFADYDIYLSTRPEKSVGSDEIWEQATKALKHALEKKGLGYTVDPGEGVFYGPKIDIKIKDQLGRSWQCSTIQVDFNLPERFDMTYTGTDNHDHRPIMIHRALMGSLERFVGVLIEHYAGVFPLWFAPVQARILNITDDQADYCERVYQELRKAGVRIEKDLRNEKLNYKIREAQIGKIPYMLIVGDQEKADGTVTVRLRDGKNLPPMTIADFAAKVADECRAGRGI encoded by the coding sequence ATGACTGACATAGCGGTACACATAGCGGACGGCGAGCCGATCCGGCTGCCTGCGGGGGCACCCGTTAAAGAGGCCTTGGACAAGCTGCTCTCCGGCAAGCAGCGTAAACGGACCATCGCCGCGCACGCCAACGGCGTCGCGGTCGACCTGAGCAGGCCGCTGTACGACAACACCGAACTGACCCCGATCCAGATCGACAGCCCCGAAGCGCTTGACATCCTGCGTCATTCCACCTCACATGTGATGGCCGAAGCGGTACGCGACCTGTTCGGCCCCGGGGTCAAAGTGGCCATCGGCCCGGCCATCGAAAACGGCTTTTATTACGATTTCCGGCGCGACGAACCGTTCAGCCCGGAGGATTTTGTTGCTATCGAGAAGCGCATGGAGGAAATTGCCGCCCAGGCCCTGCCCTTCACCCGACAGGAGAAACCACGCCAAGAGCTGATCGAGCGTTTTCGCGACCAGGGCGAAAAATACAAGGTCGAACTGCTGGAGGAAATCCCCGACGATACGGTGAGCATCTACCGGCAGGGTGATTTTGTCGACCTCTGTCGCGGCCCGCACCTGCCGGATACCTCCTGGGTCAAACATTTCAAATTGCTGCGGGTGGCCGGCGCCTACTGGCGCGGTGACGAGAAAAACGACGTGCTGCAGCGCATCTACGGCACCGTTTTCTTCGATGCCAAAGAGCTGAAGAAATATCTCAACGATCTGGAAGAAGCGAAGAAACGCGATCATCGGCGGCTCGGCAAAGAGTTGCACTTGTTCACCGTCAACGACCAGATCGGCCCCGGCCTGATCCTCTGGCAGCCCAAGGGCGCCCAACTGCGTCGCCTGATCGAGGATTACTGGAAGGACGAACACTACCGGCACGGCTACGAGTTGCTCTACACCCCGCATATCGCCCGGCAGGACCTGTGGAAAACCTCCGGTCACCTGGATTTCTATGCCGAGAATATGTATGCCGGCATGGAAATCGACGAAGTCAAATACCAGCTCAAGCCGATGAACTGCCCCTTTCACATCGGCGTCTACAAGAGCGACAAACGCAGTTACCGGGAGTTTCCCATCCGCTGGGCCGAACTGGGCACCGTCTACCGTTACGAGCGGGCCGGCGCCCTGCACGGACTGCTCCGGGTGCGGGGCTTCACCCAGGACGACGCCCATATCTTCTGCCGCGAAGATCAGCTCGAGGAAGAGATCTTCAACATCCTCGATTTGAACCTGCACATTCTCAAGACCTTCGGGTTTGCCGACTACGACATCTACCTGTCGACCCGGCCGGAGAAATCGGTGGGCTCGGACGAAATCTGGGAGCAAGCAACCAAGGCCTTGAAGCATGCGCTGGAGAAGAAAGGGCTCGGCTACACGGTGGATCCCGGCGAAGGGGTATTCTACGGGCCGAAGATCGATATCAAGATCAAGGACCAACTCGGCCGTTCCTGGCAGTGTTCCACCATCCAGGTGGATTTCAACCTGCCCGAACGGTTCGACATGACCTATACCGGCACCGACAACCACGACCATCGACCGATCATGATCCATCGCGCCCTGATGGGCTCGTTGGAACGGTTCGTCGGTGTGCTGATCGAACACTATGCCGGTGTCTTCCCCCTCTGGTTCGCGCCGGTGCAGGCCCGCATTCTCAACATCACCGATGACCAGGCCGACTATTGCGAGCGCGTTTACCAAGAATTGCGAAAAGCTGGGGTGCGCATCGAAAAAGATTTGCGTAACGAGAAATTGAATTATAAAATCCGCGAGGCCCAGATTGGCAAAATTCCTTATATGCTAATTGTCGGCGATCAGGAAAAAGCCGATGGCACGGTAACGGTCCGCTTGCGCGATGGGAAAAATCTGCCGCCGATGACCATTGCCGATTTTGCCGCCAAGGTGGCCGACGAATGTCGGGCCGGACGCGGTATCTAG
- the pheT gene encoding phenylalanine--tRNA ligase subunit beta, whose product MKFTYNWLQEYVPLDGVSPAQLADQLTMLGLEVDSVTPLFPELADLKTGTVLSAEPHPNADKLTLCRVQVGDQELQIVCGAPNVRAGLSVTVALPGTTLPGDVKIKKSKVRGVESQGMICSERELGLGDDHSGIMELDPSIPSGQSFLQHAGLQDTLIEVDLTPNRPDCASVIGIAREAAGINGRQLHVPHREKQLASGTPSFAVEVATPELCPRYAARLIKGVTIGPSPWWLKRRLLAIGLRPVNNVVDITNLVMLEYGQPLHAFDFRKLAEGRIVVRTPRPHETSFTAIDHVQRSLEPDMLLICDGSAPVAIAGVMGGLDSEVSTSTVDVLLESAYFNPVSIRKTARRLGLATDASYRFERGIDSDGTIAAMERAVALICELAGGSAEPGGIDVDNRPAPAGPLTLRVSRTAALLGVDLDAEGIARLLSAIEIDCRITDADTITVTVPSFRVDLEREADVVEEVARLIGYDQIPTRLPDVDLSFPEQDQERVERNRVRSLLNGAGFTEAINYSFTASGADDRLRLAADDRRRHHVRILNPLTEEQDVMRTSLLPGLLENINRNLRFEQTSARLFEIGKLYFPRTGEPLADEPTWLAGVLTGNRYGSHAPLHFPAQDVDIYDAKGAVETILDNLRLPVSEEGIALCPAQQAEPFAEPAYAVDICLHGSQIGTIGKIASSVLREFGIKRDVYYFDLDFSALCAVTPRRRNFSALPVYPSVKRDLALVVPMTTPAGELVRTVMASREKLIEHCDVFDVYQGDKIKAGHKSVALAITYRSETKTLTEKQVEKAHARLVQSLTDTFGGALREE is encoded by the coding sequence ATGAAGTTCACCTACAACTGGCTACAGGAATACGTACCGCTCGACGGGGTCAGCCCCGCCCAACTGGCCGACCAGCTGACCATGCTCGGTCTCGAAGTCGATTCGGTAACCCCACTGTTTCCCGAACTGGCCGACCTGAAGACCGGCACGGTCCTCTCGGCCGAACCGCACCCCAACGCCGACAAGCTGACTCTCTGCCGGGTCCAGGTCGGCGATCAGGAACTGCAGATCGTCTGCGGCGCACCCAACGTCCGGGCCGGCCTATCCGTGACGGTGGCCCTGCCCGGCACGACCCTGCCCGGCGACGTCAAGATCAAGAAATCCAAGGTCCGCGGGGTCGAATCCCAAGGCATGATCTGTTCTGAACGGGAGCTTGGCCTGGGCGATGATCACTCCGGTATCATGGAACTGGACCCGTCCATTCCCTCCGGTCAGTCCTTCCTCCAGCATGCCGGCCTGCAGGACACCTTGATCGAGGTGGACCTGACACCCAACCGTCCGGACTGCGCCTCGGTCATCGGCATCGCCCGTGAAGCTGCGGGCATCAATGGCCGACAGCTGCACGTCCCGCATCGGGAAAAACAGTTGGCCAGCGGCACCCCTTCGTTCGCCGTGGAGGTGGCCACCCCCGAGCTGTGCCCCCGCTATGCCGCCCGTCTGATCAAAGGTGTCACCATCGGGCCGAGCCCCTGGTGGCTCAAACGGCGGTTGTTGGCGATCGGCCTGCGGCCGGTGAACAACGTGGTGGACATCACCAACCTGGTCATGCTCGAATACGGTCAACCGCTACACGCCTTCGATTTCCGCAAACTCGCCGAAGGCCGTATCGTGGTGCGGACACCGCGACCGCACGAGACCTCGTTTACCGCCATCGACCATGTGCAGCGGTCGCTGGAGCCCGATATGCTGCTCATCTGCGATGGCTCGGCGCCGGTCGCCATCGCCGGGGTCATGGGGGGTCTGGACAGCGAAGTGAGCACCAGCACGGTTGATGTCCTGCTGGAGAGCGCCTATTTCAACCCGGTCTCCATCCGTAAAACGGCTCGGCGGCTGGGTCTGGCCACCGACGCCTCTTATCGCTTCGAACGAGGCATCGATTCGGACGGCACCATTGCGGCCATGGAACGGGCCGTCGCCCTGATCTGCGAATTGGCCGGCGGCAGTGCCGAACCCGGCGGCATCGACGTTGACAACCGCCCGGCCCCGGCCGGTCCGCTCACCCTGCGCGTGTCCCGAACCGCTGCCTTGCTCGGTGTCGACCTCGACGCCGAAGGCATCGCCCGGCTGCTTTCGGCCATCGAAATCGATTGCCGCATCACCGATGCCGATACCATCACCGTTACCGTGCCCAGTTTCCGGGTCGATCTGGAACGAGAAGCGGACGTGGTAGAGGAAGTGGCGCGGTTGATCGGTTACGACCAGATCCCGACCAGACTGCCCGACGTGGACCTGAGTTTCCCGGAGCAGGACCAGGAACGAGTGGAGCGCAACCGGGTCAGATCCCTGTTGAACGGGGCCGGCTTCACCGAAGCGATCAACTACAGTTTTACCGCCAGTGGCGCCGATGACCGGCTGCGTCTCGCTGCCGATGACCGGAGACGACACCACGTCCGCATCCTCAACCCGCTCACCGAAGAGCAGGACGTCATGCGCACCTCGCTGTTGCCCGGACTGTTGGAAAACATCAATCGCAACCTCCGCTTCGAGCAGACCTCGGCCCGGCTTTTCGAGATCGGTAAACTCTATTTCCCACGGACCGGCGAGCCGCTGGCCGACGAACCGACCTGGTTGGCCGGGGTATTGACCGGAAACCGTTACGGCAGCCATGCCCCGCTGCATTTTCCGGCCCAGGACGTCGATATCTATGACGCCAAGGGAGCGGTCGAGACGATACTCGACAACCTACGACTTCCTGTCAGCGAGGAGGGCATCGCACTCTGCCCCGCCCAACAGGCTGAACCGTTTGCCGAGCCGGCGTATGCCGTGGACATCTGTCTTCACGGCTCGCAGATCGGCACCATCGGCAAGATAGCGTCGTCGGTGCTGCGCGAGTTTGGCATCAAACGCGACGTCTATTATTTCGACCTGGATTTCTCTGCGCTCTGCGCCGTAACTCCCCGTCGCCGGAATTTCTCTGCCCTGCCCGTCTACCCGTCGGTGAAACGCGATTTGGCCCTGGTGGTCCCGATGACCACCCCGGCCGGCGAACTGGTCAGGACAGTTATGGCCAGCCGTGAAAAACTCATTGAACATTGCGACGTGTTTGACGTATATCAGGGGGACAAGATCAAGGCCGGCCACAAGAGCGTCGCGCTGGCCATCACCTATCGGTCCGAAACCAAAACGCTTACTGAAAAACAAGTGGAGAAAGCTCATGCCCGGCTGGTGCAGTCCTTGACCGACACCTTCGGCGGAGCCCTCCGCGAGGAATAG
- the recR gene encoding recombination mediator RecR, protein MHVIPPALERLIRSFSQLPGIGSKTATRLALNILRRPPAEAREMAAALAELHSAIRLCSRCMTFSEKDPCLICSDPRRDGSLVCVVEQPADLMAIEKTDSYRGHYHVLHGVLSPIDGIGPDEIKVRELVSRIKTGAIDEVLIATSSTVPGEATASYLIDRLQQLPVKLSRLACGIPMGMDIKYADQYTLARAIESRSKLG, encoded by the coding sequence CTGCACGTCATCCCCCCGGCCCTGGAACGGCTGATCCGCAGCTTTTCCCAGCTCCCCGGCATCGGCAGCAAGACCGCCACCCGCCTGGCCCTGAACATCCTGCGCCGACCTCCTGCCGAGGCCCGGGAAATGGCGGCGGCCCTGGCCGAGCTGCACAGCGCTATCCGTCTCTGTTCCCGCTGCATGACCTTTTCCGAAAAGGACCCGTGCCTGATCTGCAGCGACCCGCGCCGCGACGGTTCGCTGGTCTGCGTCGTCGAACAGCCGGCCGACCTGATGGCCATTGAAAAGACCGACAGTTACCGGGGGCATTACCATGTGCTGCACGGCGTTCTATCGCCGATCGACGGTATCGGTCCCGATGAGATCAAGGTGCGGGAACTGGTCAGTCGAATCAAGACCGGCGCCATCGACGAAGTGCTGATCGCCACCAGTTCGACGGTCCCCGGCGAAGCCACCGCCTCCTATCTCATCGACCGGCTGCAGCAGCTGCCGGTGAAACTGTCGCGCCTTGCCTGCGGCATACCCATGGGCATGGACATCAAGTACGCCGACCAATACACGCTCGCCCGGGCCATCGAGAGCCGATCGAAGTTGGGCTGA
- a CDS encoding hybrid sensor histidine kinase/response regulator: MKDTIHHLPLRRALLYAFLAGVWIIGSDWLLAQLVGDVAQSHLLQTVKGWFFIIVTTIFLYYVLHKDLSKLQREIDTRTATEEALRDSEARLIRAQHVAKMGDFTWDLETGQVSWSHGIYDLLGYDRSEVIDPDFVQDHIHHPDDRDRVKKWLTNTLQSDATTLSANEYRVIRKDGSIVHLRTQGVLERRPGKKPRLFATVVDITDHVKATQEREKLQQQVIQAQKMESVGRLAGGIAHDFNNILSVVMGYTELALAKVDKHAPVHDYLSEVLNASRRSTDITRQLLAFARRQPIDPKLLDLNRSIEGMLKMLRRLIGEHIVLTWKPGEDLGMIMIDPSQIDQLLANLCINARDAVDGGGTIMIETGQVFLDDAYCAAHPTFTPGDYVSLTVSDNGCGMDRDTLKNLFEPFFTTKAEGHGTGLGLATVFGIVKQNNGFIDVYSEPGHGATFKIYLPRHEEAADLSEGNETQPVDVRGTETVLVVEDAQAILKLTERMLSQLGYRVLTALHPHEAIALAKHQQQDIHLLLTDVIMPDMNGPELASQVQQDQPAMKILFMSGYTASMLIDRGLLKAEQQFIAKPFSKQQLAEKIRHTLTAQSQGSRNLQAHD; encoded by the coding sequence ATGAAAGATACGATTCACCATCTGCCACTGCGCAGAGCGTTGCTTTACGCCTTTCTCGCCGGTGTGTGGATTATCGGGTCGGATTGGCTGCTCGCCCAGTTGGTCGGCGACGTGGCGCAGTCCCATCTCCTACAGACCGTCAAGGGATGGTTTTTCATCATTGTTACCACGATCTTTCTCTACTACGTTCTGCATAAGGATTTGAGCAAGCTGCAGCGGGAGATCGATACCCGCACAGCGACCGAGGAAGCCCTCCGGGACAGCGAAGCCCGCCTGATCAGGGCTCAACACGTGGCCAAAATGGGGGATTTCACCTGGGACCTGGAGACCGGGCAGGTCAGTTGGTCGCATGGCATCTACGATCTCCTGGGCTACGACCGCTCCGAGGTCATCGACCCCGACTTCGTCCAGGACCACATCCATCATCCCGACGACCGGGACCGGGTCAAAAAATGGCTCACCAACACCCTGCAATCAGACGCCACCACCCTGTCGGCTAACGAGTACCGGGTCATCCGCAAGGATGGATCGATCGTTCACCTTCGCACCCAGGGCGTTCTCGAGCGACGACCAGGAAAGAAACCGCGGCTCTTTGCCACCGTGGTCGACATCACCGATCATGTCAAAGCGACGCAAGAGCGTGAAAAACTGCAGCAACAGGTGATCCAGGCGCAAAAAATGGAGTCGGTGGGTCGACTCGCCGGCGGTATCGCCCATGACTTCAACAATATCCTCAGCGTCGTGATGGGCTACACGGAGCTGGCCCTGGCAAAGGTCGACAAGCACGCCCCCGTGCACGACTATCTCAGCGAAGTGTTGAACGCCTCCCGGCGTTCGACCGACATCACCCGCCAACTCCTGGCCTTTGCCCGCAGGCAGCCCATCGACCCGAAGCTGCTCGACCTCAACCGCAGCATCGAGGGCATGCTGAAGATGCTGCGCCGACTTATCGGCGAGCATATCGTCCTCACCTGGAAACCAGGCGAGGACCTCGGCATGATCATGATAGATCCGTCGCAAATCGACCAACTGCTGGCCAATCTGTGCATCAATGCGCGTGACGCCGTTGACGGTGGCGGCACCATCATGATCGAGACGGGACAGGTCTTTCTTGACGATGCATACTGCGCCGCTCATCCGACCTTCACTCCCGGTGATTATGTAAGTCTCACGGTCAGCGACAACGGTTGTGGCATGGATCGGGACACCCTGAAAAATCTCTTCGAACCGTTTTTCACCACCAAGGCGGAAGGCCACGGCACGGGCCTCGGCCTGGCCACCGTCTTTGGCATCGTTAAGCAAAATAATGGTTTTATCGATGTCTATAGTGAGCCCGGCCACGGCGCAACATTCAAAATCTACCTGCCACGGCACGAAGAAGCAGCCGATCTGAGTGAGGGAAATGAGACGCAGCCGGTAGATGTTCGCGGGACCGAAACGGTGCTGGTCGTCGAGGACGCTCAAGCCATTCTGAAGCTGACCGAACGGATGCTCAGCCAGCTTGGTTACCGGGTCCTCACCGCGTTACATCCGCATGAGGCAATCGCTTTGGCAAAGCATCAGCAGCAGGACATTCACCTGCTGCTGACCGACGTCATCATGCCTGACATGAACGGACCGGAATTGGCCAGTCAGGTTCAACAGGACCAGCCAGCCATGAAAATCCTGTTCATGTCCGGCTATACGGCAAGCATGCTCATTGATCGCGGCCTCCTGAAGGCAGAGCAGCAGTTCATTGCCAAACCGTTCTCCAAACAACAACTAGCCGAAAAAATCCGGCATACGCTCACCGCCCAGAGCCAGGGCAGCCGGAACCTGCAAGCCCACGATTAA
- the rplT gene encoding 50S ribosomal protein L20, giving the protein MARVTRGFKARRRRNRVLKLAKGYYGGRSRLYRSATEAVDRALVYAYRDRKARKRDFRKLWITRINAAANMNGISYSKLMGGLKKAGVDLDRKVLANMAILDPGAFSQVVKIAAEANA; this is encoded by the coding sequence ATGGCTCGAGTAACCAGAGGGTTCAAGGCACGACGACGGAGAAATCGTGTACTGAAGCTCGCAAAAGGATATTATGGCGGTCGCAGCAGACTCTACCGCTCGGCAACCGAGGCGGTCGACCGGGCTCTGGTCTATGCCTATCGCGATCGCAAAGCACGCAAACGTGACTTTCGCAAATTATGGATCACCCGGATCAATGCCGCGGCCAACATGAACGGCATAAGCTACAGCAAGCTGATGGGCGGGTTGAAGAAAGCCGGGGTTGATCTGGATCGCAAGGTCCTGGCCAACATGGCCATCCTCGATCCGGGCGCTTTTTCGCAGGTCGTAAAAATCGCAGCCGAAGCGAACGCCTAA
- the infC gene encoding translation initiation factor IF-3: MFVEKRRSDIKRKSKSVPGQREERIGVNDEITYDKIRLIDEEGNQVGVISAREARERAYEAGLDLVEVSPNADPPVCRIMNYDKFRYELKKKQQEAKKRQTTIETKEIKFRPKTEEHDLNFKIKNIKKFLAQKNKVKITMRFRGREIVYAQTVGLEAMNHIVSMLEEEAAIIQPPTMEGRQMVMFVGPKMQK, from the coding sequence ATGTTCGTAGAAAAGAGGAGGTCCGATATTAAACGGAAAAGTAAGAGCGTTCCCGGCCAACGAGAGGAAAGAATCGGCGTCAATGACGAGATCACCTATGACAAAATCAGGTTGATCGACGAGGAAGGCAATCAGGTCGGCGTCATCAGTGCTCGAGAGGCACGGGAGCGGGCCTACGAAGCGGGCCTCGATCTTGTCGAAGTCTCACCCAACGCCGATCCGCCCGTTTGCCGGATCATGAACTACGACAAGTTTCGCTACGAACTGAAAAAGAAACAGCAGGAGGCAAAGAAGCGGCAGACCACGATCGAGACCAAGGAGATCAAGTTCCGGCCCAAGACCGAGGAACATGACCTGAACTTCAAGATCAAGAACATCAAGAAGTTTCTGGCCCAAAAGAACAAGGTCAAGATCACCATGCGCTTCCGCGGCCGCGAAATCGTCTATGCCCAGACCGTCGGGCTGGAAGCCATGAACCACATCGTTTCCATGCTCGAAGAAGAAGCCGCGATCATTCAGCCGCCAACCATGGAAGGCCGACAGATGGTCATGTTCGTCGGCCCCAAAATGCAGAAATAG
- a CDS encoding YbaB/EbfC family nucleoid-associated protein: MDLSSIMQQARDMHEKMAKIQNELANKTITGSAGGGMVNVEATGRGDIISVKIEPELINPAEATMLQDLVTAAVNDALRKARELAKQEMTRLTGGIQIPGVTNLF, from the coding sequence ACATGCATGAAAAAATGGCCAAAATCCAGAACGAACTGGCGAACAAGACCATTACCGGCAGCGCCGGCGGCGGCATGGTCAACGTCGAGGCCACCGGCCGAGGCGACATCATCTCCGTCAAGATAGAACCGGAACTGATCAACCCGGCCGAGGCTACCATGCTTCAGGACCTGGTTACCGCCGCCGTCAATGACGCCTTGCGCAAGGCCCGCGAACTGGCAAAGCAAGAAATGACCAGGCTTACCGGCGGCATCCAAATCCCCGGGGTTACCAACCTCTTTTAA
- a CDS encoding integration host factor subunit alpha, producing MNTSNVTRKELAEAVADRLGYPLSTCGAIVDSFFDAMKASMLSGTSIKLVHFGTFSVRDKNPRKGRNPRTGETITIEKRQIVSFRPSKKLRARIND from the coding sequence ATGAATACATCGAACGTCACCAGAAAGGAACTGGCCGAGGCGGTGGCTGACCGCCTCGGCTATCCGTTATCCACTTGCGGCGCCATCGTCGATTCGTTTTTCGATGCGATGAAGGCCTCGATGCTCAGCGGCACCTCGATCAAACTCGTGCACTTCGGCACCTTCTCGGTACGGGACAAGAACCCGAGAAAAGGGCGCAACCCGCGAACCGGAGAAACGATCACCATCGAAAAACGACAGATCGTCAGCTTTCGCCCCAGCAAGAAACTGAGAGCCAGGATCAACGACTAG
- the rpmI gene encoding 50S ribosomal protein L35 yields the protein MPKMKTNRGAAKRFKLTGSGKIKRNKAYSSHILTKKSTKRKRNLRQSDLVDSANNKAIRKILPYL from the coding sequence ATGCCGAAAATGAAAACCAACAGAGGTGCTGCCAAACGTTTCAAGCTCACCGGTTCCGGAAAAATCAAGCGGAACAAGGCGTACAGCAGTCACATTCTGACCAAGAAATCAACCAAGAGAAAACGCAATTTGCGTCAATCAGACCTGGTGGATAGCGCCAACAACAAGGCCATCCGGAAAATTCTGCCGTATCTGTAA
- a CDS encoding diacylglycerol kinase, which yields MRNKFLGTGEDGYHPIRKIKVVLSGLAFAVRYDFSVTYKLIASLGVLIFFSFFRQWIDFLLLLAVTAMMLQAELFNSAIEAVCDFITTRESHKIKVIKDISAAAAGISILIWAVVLAVETYRVARLVVFWLIH from the coding sequence ATGCGCAACAAATTCCTCGGCACCGGGGAGGATGGCTACCACCCGATCAGGAAGATCAAGGTCGTTCTGTCCGGGTTGGCGTTTGCCGTTCGCTATGACTTCAGTGTCACCTACAAGCTGATCGCCTCCTTGGGCGTCCTGATCTTTTTTTCATTTTTCCGCCAATGGATCGATTTTCTGCTATTGCTCGCCGTTACCGCCATGATGCTGCAGGCCGAGTTGTTTAATAGCGCGATCGAAGCGGTCTGCGATTTCATCACTACCCGGGAGAGTCACAAGATCAAGGTGATCAAGGACATCTCCGCCGCGGCGGCGGGCATCAGCATCCTGATCTGGGCGGTTGTTCTGGCCGTCGAAACCTATCGCGTGGCACGGTTGGTCGTCTTCTGGCTGATCCACTGA
- a CDS encoding MerR family transcriptional regulator → MTDALPDKLHFKIGEVSKIAEVAPHVLRYWESEFSLIKPKRMGSGQRLYRRADVELILAIKHLLHDQGYTIAGARRLLEETEGRIEFVPPEKRSAEPHAPVAESGRLESIKRELMALKELLSKEK, encoded by the coding sequence ATGACCGACGCTCTCCCGGACAAACTCCATTTCAAGATCGGCGAGGTCAGCAAAATCGCCGAAGTGGCACCCCATGTGCTGCGTTACTGGGAAAGCGAGTTCAGCCTGATCAAACCGAAACGGATGGGCTCCGGGCAGCGTCTCTACCGCCGGGCCGACGTGGAGTTGATCCTGGCCATCAAACACCTGCTGCACGACCAGGGCTATACCATAGCCGGGGCGCGCAGACTGCTTGAAGAGACAGAGGGCCGGATCGAGTTCGTGCCACCGGAGAAACGCTCAGCAGAGCCCCACGCCCCGGTCGCCGAGAGCGGCCGGCTCGAATCGATCAAACGCGAGCTGATGGCCCTCAAGGAACTGCTGTCCAAAGAAAAATAA